The window GAAGGTTTTAGTGGTATTCTATGGCAGTTGCAGAATAGTACAGATGGTAGCATGCGCAGCTGCAAGCCAGTGGCAATGTGATCTTATCTGTACCTTTTTTAATCCCTATGATATGTATGTTTAGGAtccaaaaatatatgtaaaagagTAAGTAACGACAATATGTAGGATTGAAAATCAAAAATTCTTACAATAAAGTGATtatataaaagaagaaatattgtctccattctaaaaaaaacaagataGTCTTTACTTCTATCCATTTCTAATGTTTaggtttgtacatttattttacattattttttattgtctagaagtattttttttatttaatttgaataatacaTTGTTGTCTTCAGTATTCTGTTATTTAAATTGCATACATTGTCAGAttgtctttaagaaattagaataGTTGCTGTCACAACTTAGGAATTTCACTCAGGGCAATTTTGAAACTCCTCCCACCCCAAGCTGCTGTCTTCTCTAAGATGGCAGAAAAGAGGATTGAACATGGAAAATGCAAGTAACAAGTTGACCCAAAAGTTGTTTTGTTCATTTACCTTCAGCGTCTGTTATAGAATATATTACGTCTCGGATAGTTTGTCTTCTTTtaccgtatactgtacagtataaataatGACTAATAATTGGTCTggcattacatccatccatccattttccaacccgctgaatccgaacagggtcacgggggtctgctggagccaatcccagccaacacagggcacaaggcaggaaacaatcctgggcagggtgccaacccaccgcaggtctggCATTACAATAAATGTCAAATGTAAAATATACTGAATGCAATATTAAATTTTAAGGAATTTATAGTTCTTTATAAACAACAAGCTTACCAAtccttattttcagttttagcactttcaaaaagtgctttataagtaATTTCATTACATTATGGAAAAGCATCTGCTGTGCATATATCGCTACGAGACACTATAAAATAATCTTGtgtgcaattttcttttttttttaggtatgTACTGTTGGACTTTGATGTTCCCTGCTGTTAGTGGTGCTCTTGTTTTACTTGTTTCTTCAGCATTGGGAAAGTATGGGGCAGCTTGTGGAACCctgttttttatattgcttgcAAGGATGATTTTCTTCCAGTACCACAGAATTAATGGGATTCAGAggtttgtttttgaatttgtctAAACTAATCATTAAGGAATGACAGGGTCTCTTGGACAAGAATTAACTTGACAAAAATTTTCATTACCAAGTAATACATGTAAATTTCTTTAAAGCACTTGATGAGTGAATAATTATTGTAGAAGGTTTTTTTAaggtgaaaattattttttttcagccttttcagaaATGGGCATACACATTTTATCACAAGGAAATTGAGTTTCATAGTTTTATAGCGTAATTGTAATTGTAGCACGATTGTACAATTTCTGTAGGCTGAAAGCAGAATCAGTCTCTCTACAAACTTTGATGGTAATTTTAATTACTCATCTGCTGTTTTGTACTGTTTCAGTTATATATGTGCTGAAAGTTATTTAACCGATTTTCCCATTAAATTCACATTTTGCCTTGACATGTTTGaatgatatatttttaatgtttttacaaaaaacagtttttaaatgcttattgtattaaaatatttgtttagtcCATATTCACTTTGAAATTGGTTTCATTTAATAACTGAATATGCTTCTTGATAAAATCGAAATGCACAGCTCTAGCAAGAGGTTATTGGTTTTCCCAGACACCAGTACCATCTTTATGTCTTTAGAAGCTTTCACAATTAAAGATGTAGTAGACACTTCAGTTTGTTTATGATGTCTAAGATGAGAAATCGTGTTGGTATAACCAGTAATAGGAGGAAGCCATTAAGCTAATTTGATGTAATAGGAATGCATGAATTTATACAAGACACTGCTTTGTACTCTTTATGTATAAACTTTCTAAGTTTagaatttaactttgtttttttgtctttgtctttgttttctaatttttgttacaGGACACCAAATCCAGTATACCTAGGTGCATTTTGTGCTGGAATTTTTCACACGCTGGTCTGTTTTTATTGCAAAATTATGTTATATATCCTTTACTATTTGTTAAAGTGTagtttatatatgcatatattacaTATAATCCAATATTTATACCTTCTGCTAATCATATCACATTAACATAGTACCTCAATGTCTGCATTGTTTCAATAGGTAACACGAACACGTATAGTATTTCACTTAAAGTAGTAGTTACATGCAATATTTTATAGTAAGCAGAATCACTTTATGTATAGAGTATGCTTGTTTAAAGCATCGATTTTCTGCAGTGATTACAAACCGATTTAGTTTTAGTAGTCTTACTAAACAGTTCTCTGTTTTATACTTGAGTCTTGTCTCCTTAACTAGTTTTACCTCTTTGGCCTAGACATATCCTCATTGTATTGTCAAGCACACATTTCTTTGTGACAGTGTGGACATTTAAATTGCTTCTTACAAAAAACCCTGGACAATTACAAAGAGTGGATACCAAAATTTCCAAAATTATGGATCTTATCGAAGCAAACAAAAACCTCAGCGTATTTTGCATTTACTGTGAGGTATGTAAATTGTACTACTTTATGCATAATGTTTGTTTTCCTGTGATTTTAGTAGGTGAACTGCTAAGAAAACTAAATCCAATTTGTGCAGATTCATTCAAGGGTGTGTATTGTGCAATTTTTTTATTGCTTATCTTGCAGTATggtaatattttttacattcacaAGGGAAAAAGAATCTACACTGTTCAGATTTTGTGACACAATTCagaatactagaaaaagtaaagCATCATTTTCCTTCCGTATGATTATATAATCACCATTTGCAATGTACAAAGCCTGTGTCTGGAGTTCAGGAGTTCAGTTTGAATTTTCTGAAGGTGTGAATAATTACAAACTTTCCCATTGCTCTCTCATACAATTTTCATATAACTTTACATATTATGTATATCCGTcactgccagaagagatcctactctgctgggcccttgagcaagacccttaacctgtaattgctcctttgacgctgtacaatggctgaccctgcactctgaccccaaggggtatgcgaaaactaacaaattcctactacaagaaattgtataaggcgaaataaagaacaaaaacaaacaaaaaaaaataaaacaaagacctCTTTTGTTAATCACTTTAGACCAAAGTGTCTGCTAATCAAATAAGTGTGAAACATGCATCCATAATTTTGATCTTTTATAAAGACATCAACTATACCTGTATTGAGTattaaaaaggaactttatttagTAAGTCAATTATAACATACCAAGTGCCAAAGCTTGGGATACAGGAGGGAACAGAATTCTCCCACCAAAATCCTTGTTAGGTTGGGTTAAATTTTCATATACCGCTCAGTAATTGCTTTGAAAGTTAAAACAAGTTTCTGAATCTGTGAGACGTATGTctttcatatagtgtctttcattttgttttccccATGTCATTGCAAATATAGcataaaatacatataaagaGGGTGATACTAGGGAGAAGTAGTTAtaactgctgcctcatggattcaacctgctgggttcaaatcctgtgtcaTGTTACACGTGTGAGGAATGTGCTCATTCTCAAAGGATTTATGTGTGTATTTCTCAGGTTACTCTAGCTTTATGCCTAGATTCCTAAAATTTTGAGTATTTGCTTAAATGAAGTGTCTGAACTGGTCTTGTGTAAGGAGTGCCACCTGTGGGATTACACAATTGGTTGTGATCCCTGCCAAGGATTTTACAGCTGTAACTCTTGACAATTATTAATTTGGCATGGGAAGAATTTATCAAGTGCAGGATgtttcagtttatatttttaaagctttACAAGATTAGATTTTGTTTAGAGTTAATGGAAGGGCATTGTCAGTTGAGACACATGACATAGTGTAATTTTTCTAAAGACATTGGAAAAAATGCACCACTCTATCTTTGTGTATTTTAGTGTTCAATTTCAtagttatttatttctgtaatacCAAAAAAATATCCCAACCTGATTACTTATGTTTTTGCAACTTCCACAATGCTATTCatcctttaatatatttttacctGCCGATTATTTAAGTATATTAATATTActaatcttgttttgttttgtgttagtTTGATTAATCTCTGATCAAATACAATGATTCAAATTAAACCAGTTTTGTACAGCACCCATAAAAATCTGaatgtgaaactttttttttttttttatatatatagatatttcaaCCAGAACGAACGAAGCATTGCAAGCTCTGCAGTGTCTGTGTCGAGGATTATGATCACCATTGTCTGTTTTTACACAACTGCATTGGAAGAGACAATCACAGaatctttatcatttttattttggaactTGCAGTCTCtcacatgatttttattttttcaagctTGTATTATTTTTACTTAAGCTATGATTTGGATGCTTGGAATCTATTGATCACAGCTTTTACCAGTGAAGTATGGCTTGTAGGAATGTCAGTAATGAACTTCATAACATTGTTTTGGGAATGCTGGCTTTTGCAAGAGCAATTTGCAGTAATTTCTGAGGGGAATACCATGTACTTTAGGTCTGGACACATGATAAAACACACTTGGATGCAAAAAGTTAAAACGTTTTTGATCTTTTTAGTTGATGGGAAAAAGACATCTGAATTGCATCAGGTGGCATCTGGTATAATTTAGAAGTAGACTCGTCAAAAATTTAATTTGgggttgtaaaaaaaatgtttgcaacattttttttttactgtttttaagaaaaattatatttttcacatatacattttttattaatagctGAATCAGAATCATTTAATAATTAACACATCTACAGCAAAGTGTCCGTGGAAAAACTATTCTGAACTGATTTATGACAAGAAGAGTACCACGTTGCAATCATCATTTCCTAATACAAACATCAATGTCCCAAAAATTGAATCCATATCAGATTGAACAAAATATGACTTACAGTCTTTATATAGCAGCTTTCCATAGTGAACACCATTCCAATGTACTTTGCAAGTATAGATACATTGTACAACGGTTGAATTTTTCTTTTACGAGTCGGAGCATGGGCAGGTTAGGTGACTTTCTCAGGGTCCCACAGTGGGACAGTGATAGGAACTGAGCCTGCTCTGTGCCACGCTGCCTGCCTGAAGCAGATTATACACTAAtttagttttgtgtgttttgtaccTTCAAGTAATGATCAGGGTATATTGTACAGTAAAATGTTTGTACTGcattcttcttttaatttgactacattttataaatgtgttcTTGTTATAACACTTGTTCTCTTCTAAGGAATGTGACAATGTAAAGGTTACATATAACGGGGCACTTTGCACTTCATTTTGATAATTTGGTTCATAACTGATGAAAGTAAActacacattatttatttatgtattttcataAGGAATGTCAGACAACTTAAATTGATTGTGCCATTTGTTTCATATTCATTCCATCTTGTGTATAATGAAGTTTTATAGTGTATATCTTTTGAAAATGTTGCATCCTACCTCACTTCTtgttgttttttgatatttttttattgttagtatAAATCATGATGTATGGCTTGGTAGCATAGCATTCACCACTGCTGCCTCACGGGTCCAGAATTTGGAGTTCAAGTAATAGGCCAGGGGTAATCTG of the Erpetoichthys calabaricus chromosome 2, fErpCal1.3, whole genome shotgun sequence genome contains:
- the si:ch211-223a10.1 gene encoding uncharacterized protein si:ch211-223a10.1 isoform X1, with translation MTETSSPAKPDVFQSIQKGDVERCEILIRHNPSVLTLKGWSGFTPLHYATFQGSKVLVNILLQFGADPNLPDDAGQTPFHFACRRGDVHIIHQMMKHGANVNLTDHHWKTALHHAVSGGNLCAIRYLEDMGIFSYCDTDKFLLTPLHLAASMGNTDVVQYLLRNGRCVIDAVDYQGMTPMHVAAERGAVEVCCLLLQAGESQILYKKDKNGLNPLELAKLGTTFRHQQLAKILEEYKTEAQNGKMNKSYGMYCWTLMFPAVSGALVLLVSSALGKYGAACGTLFFILLARMIFFQYHRINGIQRTPNPVYLGAFCAGIFHTLVCFYCKIMLSLWPRHILIVLSSTHFFVTVWTFKLLLTKNPGQLQRVDTKISKIMDLIEANKNLSVFCIYCEIFQPERTKHCKLCSVCVEDYDHHCLFLHNCIGRDNHRIFIIFILELAVSHMIFIFSSLYYFYLSYDLDAWNLLITAFTSEVWLVGMSVMNFITLFWECWLLQEQFAVISEGNTMYFRSGHMIKHTWMQKVKTFLIFLVDGKKTSELHQVASGII